The Thermosynechococcus sp. HN-54 DNA segment GGCTTTGAGCACAAGGCGATCCACAACAATTTCAATCGTGTGGACATGGTTTTTATCTAGTTCGATAGCATCACTGAGTTCCCGTACCTCGCCATTAATACGAACCCGCACAAAACCTTCACTGGCGAGACTTGACAGCAGTTTCTTATGCGTCCCCTTTTTCCCCTTGACAATGGGAGCAAGGACTTGAAAGCGCGTCTGAGGCGGCAACTGCATCACCTGATCCACCATTTCATCAATGGTTTGGGGGCGAATCGAGCGATCGCAGTGAGGGCAATGGGGTTCACCGGCTCGGCCATAGAGCAGCCGCAGATAGTCATAGATTTCTGTGACCGTGCCTACCGTTGAACGGGGATTGTGGGAGGTGGACTTCTGATCAATGGAAATCGCTGGACTCAGCCCCTCAATGGCATCCACATCGGGCTTATCCAACTGACCAAGGAATTGCCGCGCATAGGCACTCAGGGACTCCACATAGCGGCGTTGGCCTTCAGCAAAAATTGTGTCAAAGGCAAGCGAGGATTTGCCTGAACCGGAGACCCCCGTCATCACAATCAGGCGATCGCGGGGCAGATCGAGGTCAATGTTTTTCAGATTATGCTGCCGTGCACCCCGAACCCGAATTTCACCCGTAGGCACTGGATCGCCCATGCTGCAAACTGCGAATGTTAAAAAACGTTACGTTGAGGGCTATTATAGCAACGCTGCCAGACCCGTTTGGCGCCACGCAATAAAAAAGCGGGGTGTGGTTTCCCCGCTCTGAGTGTGACTTAGGTTACTTGTGGTGAACCCAGTGAGTTTGAGGGATTCACCGATGAGTTGGGCTTAGTAGTCGAAGTCACCGCCCATGCCGCCACCGCTGCCCGCAGGATTATTTTCCTTTGGTTCGGGCTTGTCAACGATGATGCACTCGGTGGTCAGCACCATACCGGCAATAGAGGCCGCATTTTGCAGAGCCGAGCGAGTGACTTTGGCAGGGTCAACGATACCCGCATCGAACATGTTGACATATTCATCTTTGGCGGCATCATAACCCACATCGAAGGGTTTTTCTTTGACCCGTTCGACAATGATAGAACCATTTTGACCCGCGTTCTCAGCAATGCGACGCAGGGGTGCGCTGAGGGCACGCTCGACAATGTTGGCACCAATCAGTTCTTCACCCGTCAGGTGCTCAGCGGCCCAATTGCTCAGCTGGGGAGCCAAGTGCACCAAGGTGGTTCCACCACCGGGCACAATGCCTTCTTCGACGGCGGCTTTGGTGGCGTTGATCGCATCTTCCAGACGGAGTTTGCGATCTTTCATTTCGGTTTCGGTGGCAGCACCGACTTTAATTACCGCCACACCACCCGCCAGTTTGGCCAACCGCTCTTGCAGTTTTTCTTTGTCGTAGCTGGAGTCAGTTTCTTCGATTTGACGACGGATTTGCTCGCAGCGAGCTTTGACGGCTTTTTCATTGCCTTCCGCCACAATCGTGGTGTGATCTTTGGTGATCGTGATGCGGCGGGCTTTACCGAGCATATCCAGCTTGGTGTTTTCCAGCTTCAGACCGGCATCTTCGGTAATCACTTGACCGCCTGTGAGGACAGCAATATCTTCGAGCATCGCTTTGCGGCGATCGCCAAAGCCGGGAGCCTTCACCGCAGCCACATTCAAGACACCGCGCAGACGGTTGACCACAAGGGTCGCCAGCGCTTCTTTCTCGATGTCCTCAGCAATGATCACCAAGGGCTTACCGGCGCGAGCCACTTGTTCGAGGATCGGCACCAGATCTTGCACCAAGGTAATTTTCTTGTCGGTGATCAGTACGAAGGGTTCATCGAGCACGGCTTCCATGCGCTCGGTGTCGGTGGCAAAGTAGGGGGAGATGTAGCCCTTGTCAAAGCGCATCCCCTCGGTGACCTCCAGTTCGGTGGTCATGGATTTGCCTTCTTCGAGGGAGATCACGCCTTCTTTGCCCACTTTGTCCATGGCGTCGGCAATCATCCGACCCACTTCTTCATCGTTACCTGCAGAGATCGCCGCCACTTGGGCAATGGCTTTGGAATCTTCCACTGGACGGGCGTGTTCAGCAATTTTTTCAACGAGGAAGTGAGTGGCTTTGTCAATCCCGCGTTTCAGGGCAATGGGGTTAGCACCCGCAGCAACGTTGCGCAGCCCCTCTTTCACCATGGCATGGGCGAGAACCGTTGCCGTAGTCGTACCGTCACCGGCAGCATCATTGGTTTTCGAGGCGGCTTGGCGGATGAGAGCCACACCGGTATTTTCAATGTGATCTTCGAGTTCGATTTCTTTAGCAATGGTGACACCGTCATTGACAATTTGCGGCGCCCCAAATTTTTTCTCCAGAACTACGTTCCGCCCTTTAGGACCAAGGGTCACGGCCACAGATTCAGCCAAGATGTCCATCCCTTTTTCGAGGGCACGACGAGCATTTTCGTTGTAGATAATGCGCTTCGCCATATGTGTTTCCTACCTCAATCGTTCAACAGTGATGAAAAATCGCACAGAGATGAAGGAGTGTCAGCGACTTAGCCAACAATGGCCAAGATGTCTTTTTCTGAGAGGAGAACGTAGTCTTCACCCGCCAGTTTCACTTCGGTACCGGCATATTTGGAGTACAGCACTTTGTCCCCCACTTTCACATCCATGGGCTGACGCTTGCCGTCTTCAGTGAGTTTGCCGGGACCGACGGCGGTCACTTCGCCCACTTGGGGTTTTTCACGGGCGTTGTCGGGCAGGAGGATGCCCCCTGCGGTACGTTCTTCACTTTCGCTGACTTTGACAAAAATGCGATCGCCCAAAGGCTTCACAGTTGAAACGCTTAGAGATATGGCTGCCATAGCGTACTGTTCTCCCAATTGTAAGAGTATGGATTGATAGCACTCACTGCACGGCTCATCGCGCAGTTTCTGAGGGGCAAGAGCATCACTTGCAATTGTTTAGCACTCTCACCCTTCGAGTGCTAATGTAGCGACAGACAGTTAGCGATCGCAACTCGTGTTGCAGTACGGTTTTCCGAACGGAACAGTTAGTTTTTTAACCCTGTGGTGGCAATCCCGCGAATCAATTGCCGTTGCCCAAACACAAACACCACCATCACCGGTACAGTGGCAATCACCGCCGCCGCCATCATCAACGGCCAATCATTGGTGAACTGCTCCTGAAAGTTGGC contains these protein-coding regions:
- the groL gene encoding chaperonin GroEL (60 kDa chaperone family; promotes refolding of misfolded polypeptides especially under stressful conditions; forms two stacked rings of heptamers to form a barrel-shaped 14mer; ends can be capped by GroES; misfolded proteins enter the barrel where they are refolded when GroES binds), which produces MAKRIIYNENARRALEKGMDILAESVAVTLGPKGRNVVLEKKFGAPQIVNDGVTIAKEIELEDHIENTGVALIRQAASKTNDAAGDGTTTATVLAHAMVKEGLRNVAAGANPIALKRGIDKATHFLVEKIAEHARPVEDSKAIAQVAAISAGNDEEVGRMIADAMDKVGKEGVISLEEGKSMTTELEVTEGMRFDKGYISPYFATDTERMEAVLDEPFVLITDKKITLVQDLVPILEQVARAGKPLVIIAEDIEKEALATLVVNRLRGVLNVAAVKAPGFGDRRKAMLEDIAVLTGGQVITEDAGLKLENTKLDMLGKARRITITKDHTTIVAEGNEKAVKARCEQIRRQIEETDSSYDKEKLQERLAKLAGGVAVIKVGAATETEMKDRKLRLEDAINATKAAVEEGIVPGGGTTLVHLAPQLSNWAAEHLTGEELIGANIVERALSAPLRRIAENAGQNGSIIVERVKEKPFDVGYDAAKDEYVNMFDAGIVDPAKVTRSALQNAASIAGMVLTTECIIVDKPEPKENNPAGSGGGMGGDFDY
- the groES gene encoding co-chaperone GroES yields the protein MAAISLSVSTVKPLGDRIFVKVSESEERTAGGILLPDNAREKPQVGEVTAVGPGKLTEDGKRQPMDVKVGDKVLYSKYAGTEVKLAGEDYVLLSEKDILAIVG